The following proteins come from a genomic window of Tepidiforma thermophila:
- a CDS encoding acetyl-CoA hydrolase/transferase family protein, whose product MRIVGLDEAVGVVQHGDRVYVHGGVCTPRVLVEGLVAIRQDLRDVEIVHLHTDAPAPYAEPGMEERFRHNALFIGPNVRQAVQEGRADYTPIFLSDIPRQFEPGGALPLDVAFIQVSPPDREGRCTLGVSVDCAMAAAIHARTVVAQVNPRMPRTFGHSLDASFIDLAIEVDEQLPQVVLEEPGPEAMDIGRHVAELVADGSTLQMGIGTIPSAVLRHLTGHRDLGVHTEMFTQALLPLIRAGVVNGARKTRDRGKVVSAFAVGNQELYDFVDWNPEVEFHPVDYTNDVDVIASQDRMVAINSALSVDLTGQVVADSIGPRFYSGIGGQVDFIRGAARAKHGVPIIALPSTAKGGTVSRICPELAAGSGVVTTRGDVHWVVTEYGARNLHGRTIRERARMLIEIAHPKFREELARRATELGYLGRHEHIPGL is encoded by the coding sequence ATGCGCATTGTGGGACTGGACGAAGCGGTCGGCGTGGTGCAGCACGGCGACCGGGTGTACGTGCACGGCGGGGTATGTACGCCGCGCGTGCTGGTCGAAGGGCTGGTGGCGATCCGGCAGGACCTGCGGGACGTGGAGATTGTCCACCTGCACACCGACGCTCCGGCGCCGTACGCGGAGCCCGGCATGGAGGAGCGGTTCCGGCACAATGCCCTCTTCATCGGCCCGAACGTGCGGCAGGCGGTGCAGGAGGGCCGGGCGGACTACACGCCGATTTTTCTCTCGGACATCCCGCGGCAGTTCGAGCCCGGCGGGGCGCTGCCGCTGGACGTGGCGTTTATCCAGGTGAGCCCGCCGGACCGGGAGGGCCGGTGCACGCTGGGGGTGTCGGTCGACTGCGCGATGGCGGCAGCGATCCATGCGCGGACGGTGGTGGCACAGGTGAACCCGCGGATGCCGCGGACGTTCGGGCACAGCCTGGACGCGAGTTTCATCGACCTGGCGATCGAGGTGGACGAGCAGCTGCCGCAGGTGGTGCTCGAAGAGCCGGGGCCGGAAGCGATGGACATCGGCCGGCACGTTGCGGAGCTGGTGGCGGACGGGTCGACGCTGCAGATGGGTATCGGGACGATCCCGAGCGCGGTGCTGCGGCACCTGACCGGGCACCGCGACCTTGGCGTGCACACGGAGATGTTCACCCAGGCGCTCCTGCCGCTCATCCGGGCGGGGGTGGTCAACGGGGCGCGGAAGACGCGCGACCGGGGGAAGGTGGTCTCGGCGTTCGCGGTCGGGAACCAGGAGCTGTACGACTTCGTGGACTGGAACCCGGAGGTGGAGTTCCACCCGGTGGACTACACGAACGATGTCGACGTGATTGCGTCGCAGGACCGGATGGTGGCCATCAACTCGGCGCTGAGCGTGGACCTGACGGGGCAGGTGGTGGCGGATTCGATCGGGCCGCGGTTCTACAGCGGCATCGGGGGGCAGGTGGACTTTATCCGCGGCGCTGCGCGCGCGAAGCACGGCGTGCCCATTATTGCGCTGCCCTCGACGGCGAAGGGCGGAACGGTGTCGCGCATCTGTCCTGAGCTGGCGGCGGGGAGCGGGGTGGTGACGACGCGGGGGGACGTGCACTGGGTGGTGACGGAGTACGGGGCGCGAAACCTGCACGGGCGGACGATCCGGGAGCGGGCGCGGATGCTGATCGAGATCGCGCACCCGAAGTTCCGGGAGGAGCTCGCGCGGCGGGCAACGGAGCTCGGCTACCTGGGGCGGCACGAGCATATCCCGGGGCTCTAG
- a CDS encoding SHOCT-like domain-containing protein, with translation MARPRRTPARAARPPRPPARAADRRREAEELRVLQLLEQGRITPQEAADLIAALRGAPGPAFADEPPAP, from the coding sequence CTGGCGCGTCCCCGGCGAACCCCCGCCCGCGCGGCCCGCCCGCCCCGGCCCCCTGCCCGCGCCGCCGACCGCCGCCGCGAAGCCGAAGAGCTCCGCGTCCTCCAGCTCCTCGAACAGGGCCGCATCACCCCCCAGGAAGCCGCCGACCTCATCGCCGCGCTCCGCGGCGCCCCCGGCCCGGCCTTCGCCGACGAGCCCCCGGCCCCCTAG
- a CDS encoding DUF2089 domain-containing protein codes for MARLIGACPSCDSPMIVRRLECPECGTGVDGHFDAGPLARLNREQLAFVETFLRARGKIKDVEEELGISYPTVVARLNDVLVALGFETGEDPRDAERRQRILDELAAGRISAAEAAEQLRALAARDG; via the coding sequence ATGGCTCGACTGATCGGCGCCTGCCCCAGCTGCGACAGCCCCATGATCGTCCGCCGCCTCGAATGCCCCGAATGCGGCACAGGCGTCGATGGCCACTTCGATGCCGGCCCCCTCGCCCGCCTCAACCGCGAACAGCTCGCCTTCGTCGAAACCTTCCTCCGCGCACGCGGCAAAATTAAGGACGTCGAAGAAGAGCTCGGCATCTCCTACCCCACCGTCGTCGCACGGCTCAACGACGTCCTCGTCGCCCTCGGCTTCGAAACCGGCGAAGACCCCCGCGACGCCGAGCGCCGCCAGCGCATCCTCGACGAACTCGCCGCCGGGCGCATCTCCGCCGCCGAGGCCGCCGAACAGCTCCGCGCCCTGGCCGCCCGCGATGGCTGA